ggctgagacaggagcggtccggagacactgtggccccatccgaagaaacccccggacagggccaaacaggaaggatataaccccacccactctgccaaagcacagcccccgcaccactagagggatatcctcaaccaccaacttacaatcctgagacaaggccgagtatagcccacagaggtctccaccacagcacaaaccaagggggggggggggcgccaacccataAAGCAACACACACGGACATGCATTGCCAACCAACGctaccttctggtttggagtattttaacaaggcttaGTGGTTGACGACTTCACaatctttgctgtgtgaacacaaaagagattgactgcTGACCCTCAGCGATTGACTGCCtacactgttcagaggtgctaaatTCTATCGGCAGGCGAAGATTTGACAATCCTACCGGTGTGTCTGAGCTATAACAGATATGACCATCTCTGTACATGAAACCGCTCGTATGTGAGGTGCAGCgcaggagctataggaggacaggctcattttaatggctggaatggaattgatggaacggagtttccatatgtttgatgtgtttgctaccattccattgattccattccagccattacaatgagcccgtcctcctatagctcctcccaccagcctcctctggtgcgGTGCGCATTTTAGAACGTAAATTGCATTTTGACTACATTCTGCATATGCCGTGTGCACTTTCCTGCACTTAAAATGTGAAGAATGATAGTttttcaacattttaagctaaacattctgatctgttccatcagccttatGAATTGATACTGCGTATACCACTACTCTGATACGCATCAGTGGGGATTAAGAATTGAGTACACGAAATGtccagtgaaaaaaaaaaaagtggtataCCCTCGTATAGCCTCCATTACACCACTGACTGTAcgatttgagaagggcgctcctcCTTCACTGCTTTTGCCCGTTCGCATAACCGGACGTAAACCGCTGCACCGTGGTTCAGGTTAACAGAACTCCGTCATAGGCGGCATTTACAAAGGCAGCCCAATTTTTTTCCACTAATttagtcttttgaccaatcagctctgaaaaagatctggtgaaaagatctgatgtgattggtcaaaacgACCAATAAGTGGAAAAGAATTGGGCTGCCTCTATAGCACAGCTAAGGTGAGGCGACGCAACCGTGCCACGTAATCAACCGTGTCATCCACTGACAtttgatgtggttagctgatactttACTTCAAATATCTATcaaggcgttgtaagatctgtcAATATCTAAGCTTTGGAAAGTGGCCAAAGTCTGTTTGGCCCCAGCCACACACTCCCTCATTGTCTGTTTGGCCCCAGCCACACACTCCCTCATTGTCTGTTTGGCCCCAGCCACACACTCCCTCATTGTCTGTTTGGCCCCAGCCACACAGGCTGTGTTtagcctctgtagctcaattggtagagcacggcgcttgtaacgccagggtagtgggttcgatccccgcgaccacccatatgtaaaaatgtatgcacacatgactgtaagtcgctttggataaaagcgtctgctaaatggcatatcatattattatattatattatacacaggcagcccaattctgatattttgccccACGTTactggcaaaagagctgatctgattggtgaaAATACTAATTAGTAGGAAAAAGATCTGAATTGTGCAGCCACAGACGCATGAACATGTATGAAATCGAATATGCTTTCATCAATAGTCTGTTTTTCTGTAAAATATTCAATTGAATttggtgtgtttttttttgtCGTTGTACAATCATCTCTGTTGTTCAGCATACGTCAAACGGCTGACTCCCGTTGAAAAACAATTTACTCAATCCGGGAACAGGTGGGTAGAGTTCACTCTTTCAAACCATCTGATTGGTCCATGATGTGAGAGCTCCACCCTCCAGCAGCACACCAGCTTAATGAAATCAAGAGCACCTAATCGCAATTGTGAAATTGAACCAATTGGAATGACGTCAATTGGCTGAAGGCTGAACATAATTAGCCAGCCAGGTTAGAAGGATCTGGGATTCCTTTATAAGGAGCAACCAAAACAGCTTTTATATATAGCAACAGGGATATTCTGGTAGGGTGTCTGTCAACTATTAGTTCTGGATACTGGTGCGGTTTTTGATCACTAAAATGTCTGTGACTTTTGGACTCTCTTTGAGGTTAGTTTTTTCAATTTATTTATGATTGGTTTACCTTGTCTTAAAGTTTTCACTGGTAATTCTATTTAACTGACTGTCTGGATGTTTTGTAGTGTTTCTTGGATTTGTTGCCTGCTAATTGGAGGGATAACCGGTTCTTTTACATTTAAAGGTGAGTTTGAGTTTGGCTAACATTAATTCAGTTAAAGTCCCAGTTGTATAGTTTAAGGCTATTTTACCACAACATTTTCTCTTGGTTTCCTGACCCAGAACCAACTGGATCCCATGCTCAAACAAGTGTGGTGTCGGGTCCAAATGCCACAGCAAACGCTACTGGCCACAATGCCCCAGCAAGTGTGACGTCGGGTCCAAATGCCGCAACCGGCCACAACTACGGAGCAAATGCAACCAACAACCATGCCTCTGCAGGGTCCCGCGCCTCAGCAAAAGCAGCAGGGTCCCGCGCCTCGGCAGAAGCGGCAGGGTCCCGCGCCTCGGCAGAAGCGGCAGGGTCCCGCGCCTCGGCAGAAGCGGCAGGGTCCCGCGCCTCGGCAGAAGCGGCAGGGTCCCGCGCCTCGGCAGAAGCGGCAGGGTCCCGCGCCTCGGCAGAAGCGGCAGGGTCCCGCGCCTCGGCAGAAGCGACAAGCCTTGAACAGACGGCCCAACCCCTCAACAAGCTAGATGGGGAGCTTCTCACTTGGTTTGCTGAACTCCTCAATCGTCTGTCCTCTGTCACTTTGCCTCCTTTCGACAAAAATGTCAAAAGTAACTGAGGTGAGGAAATGTGCAAACTAATGTGCTTGTATGAAATGAGGATCTCCTTCACTTGTGTATCGTCATGAATTATGTTTACAGTGTTGGATGCTACAATGGTGTTTTTTATGATCATACAACTAAAATTGACATCTGCTTTGGCGTTATTGCTGACGCCATTTTAGGTTGTACGGTCTTGCTATTGTGTTGGCCAGGAAGTTGCTGGTGCTCCTGCTACTCTTACATGATTTGATCAATAAACAATTTGACTTTCACAATGCCTCGTCTTTAAAATGGAGGGTTCTCTTCTGCCCACCATGTGCTTGTTGATTGGGAACATACTGGGTTTGTAGTAAAAGGGATTGTGGTTCACAATGCTTGTGAAAACCAATGAGTACGGATTTGTGTACCTTTTGGTTCTGGTAGCTCAAATTCTAAGGATCTCTCTAAATTGTCAGAGCTTCCTCATCTGTTCATACTTTCAATGTCCGTTTGTGTAGGGTGTTTAATCTCAAGCATTCTGCCTGTTGAACATTGGTTACCATGGGTGCCTAAAGAATGTGGCTGCGTTTGACCTGATCTGCCTGTCACCGTAACCTATAGTCGGGATGCTAGGCTAAGGTGTCTCCTGGGCCCTATTCAGGAACATTGACACATTTGTCTGTTCTACAACGTCGGTTTGGCCAGACCCGTGGCTCCACTCTTATATGCATTAATTACTTGTTTCATCTGTAAAACGTTGAACTCAATTTGGTTTCTTTGTCAGACAACCTGTTGTCCAGCATGTCAATCTGGACTTTTCAGGCACCAACTCTCAATGTGGCCTTCTGCACAACCCTGTTTCTACCTGACCACAATGAGGTTGCACTTGCAGGAACTTTAGACTTTAAAAGGTGCACTTAATTACGATCACACTAATTTCTCGAGCCATTGTAAATAAGACTTTGTTCTTAACCCTAAAAGCCTGCCTGGCGACTCAAACTTGCTCTGCTCTATTGTATCAAAGGGCCAAACAATTTCAACTTTGTCAATTAACTAGTTACTGACAATTTTTGTTTATATGGAGGAATGAAAAATCTTTAATAGTGAGTTTTAAGGTGACAATGTGGACTCCATAGTAAAAGGTTTGATAAAAGCAGTACATTTGGTAGATGTCTCCTGGTTTGGGGGATCTGTGATCTGTTGCTATCCAGGATCAGATCGATCTGACTGTTTTTGAGCCGTTCTTTCAGAAAATCTGATCCAGATACCTCAAGATCACAGAATCCAGTTTTTGAGTGCTTTGAGCAGGCCTACACCTTGCCATCTACTGGACATGTGGTACTTCTACACTGTCATAGGGAAACATGAGTAaactatactgaataaaaatattcaGTATAGCCTCCTACATAGATTTAGtgtttggcagtacgtccaaccggcctcacaaccgcagaccacatgtaaccacgccaacccaggacctccacgtccggcttctttacctgtgggatcgtctgagaccagccacccggacagctgatgaataaagccctttttgtggggaaaaactcattctgattggctgggcctggctccccagtgggtgggcctatggctgcgcacctgcccagtcatgtgaaatccatagattagggtctaatgaatttatttcaattgactgatttccttatacgaaCTGTAATGCAGTAAAATTGTTGCGTGTTTGTTTATATTTcttcagtatacagtggggaaaaaaagtatttagtcagccaccaattgtgcatgttctcccacttaaaaagatgagagaggcctgtaattttcatcataggtacacgtcaactataacagacaaattgagaaaaaaaaatccagaaaatcacattgtaggatttttaatgaatttatttgcaaattatggtggaaaataagtatttggtcacctacaaacaagcaagatttctggctctcacagacctataacttcttctttaagaggctcctctgtcctccactcgttacctgtattaatggcacctgtttgaacttgttatcagtataaaagacacctgtccacaacctcaaacagtcacactccaaactccactatgaccaagaccaaagagctgtcaaaggaaaccagaaacaaaattgtagacctgcaccaggctgggaagactgaatctgcaataggtaagcagcttggtttgaagaaatcaactgtgggagcaattattaggaaatggaagacatacaagaccactgataatctccctcgatctggggctccacgcaagatctcaccccgtggggtcaaaatgatcacaagaacggtgagcaaaaatcccagaaccacacggggggacctagtgaatgacctgcagagagctgggaccaaagtaacaaagcctaccatcagtaacacactacgtcgccagggactcaaatcctgcagtgtccccctgcttaagccagtacatgtccaggcccgtctgaagtttgctagagtgcatttggatgatccagaagaggattgggagaatgtcatatggtcagatgaaaccaaaatataactttttggtaaaaactcaactcgtcgtgtttggaggacaaagaatgctgagttgcatccaaagaacaccatacctactgtgaagcatgggggtggaaacatcatgctttggggctgtttttctgcaaagggaccaggacgactgatccgtgtaaaggaaagaatgaatggggccatgtatcgtgagattttgagtgaaaacctccttccatcagcaagggcattgaagatgaaacgtggctgggtctttcagcatgacaatgatcccaaacacaccgcccggcaacgaaggagtggcttcgtaagaagcatttcaatgtcctggagtggcctagccagtctccagatctcaaccccatagaaaatctttggagggagttgaaagtctgtgttgcccagcgacagccccaaaacatcactgctctagaggagatctgcatggaggaatgggccaaaataccagcaacagtgtgtgaaaaccttgtgaagacttacagaaaacgtttgacctgtgtcattgccaacaaagggtatataacaaagtattgaaaaacttttgttattgaccaaatacttattttccaccataatttgcaaataaattcattcaaaatcctacaatgtgattttctggattttttttcctcattttgtctgtcatagttgacgtgtacctatgatgaaaattacaggcctctctcatctttttaagtgggagaacttgcacaaatggtggctgactaaatactttttttccccactgtacattaataAAGTTACCTTGATAAAAAAGAATAGTGCTTGCATATCACTTCTCAATATAACAACTTACCACATACCTATACTGCAGTCAATTTAACATAATGAACCTTTGGTTTTTAGATATAAGAACGTTTTTTAAACCTCTTCACCTTTTAGTTACATTGACATTTCTTGGTTGTAGTGCCTTTCACCTTTCTAGAGCCACCCTGAATCCACCCTTCTAGTGGGATCAAGATAATCCTGATTTGTGACCCGTTTcaagaaactaggcgtatgtctcacgtcactacttcacaggagaggcatttgaacttttttttaaatcaaaatgcgtttttctgTAGAAATACAttctggaacgtgaactttcatgtgccttaataacaaacgtgtatgccatttGTAAATactaataaaattgttaaattatgagcctagttggtttggCTGAGGAAaaatacaggaaccttcccactagccatgattggctgagataatggatgggctggacatgccaagagatgagttcggattggtctgccatgtatcatgcttctgtctataacatgagctgctcagtatgtgtggaTAATCCTGTCTACCgtggcttaaaaaaaaaaagatatcatgaagaactgaaaaagtgttgctactgctctcaacattgCTGCCCTAAAGTTAATAGccgctatcgacaaagatcagtgggaaaaagttgtgatggattACTTTCTGGAGGATGATCGTGCCATGCTaactctctgactctgaaaatgaatcacaTGATGAgtaaatccctgatttaggtaaaaatACTTTCCATTGAACAAGACATTGTAGAGACTTCTGATGACAATGGTGGGGATGAAACGGTGTcgttgtcacggaagaagttgggcgagttttgaaatcagtggaatgcctgtGAAAGCAGAGAGATGATTGCCAAATGCAAAGAGAAtccaaaaagagaacacagaaataaggctgttgtataaaagacctgtctccggattacatcttgaaactaagggcaaccatggcatccatgacagagagggagaagcgttcatccatgtatacagtTAAGAGTCTagttttgtcagaaagtcattttttaattgcaagttaaagtgtactgttagctagctcgctaacgttacgtgtgtgatctgtgtagtaatattattcgtatctcagaaagccatttgcattgctagttatagcctaatgttagctagttagctaacattgaacctagttggttagctttatctacctgcagattcatgcacgGTAGTATTGCgtagttcaaaacaactgggaactcgaggtcaaatcatgatgtcagtgatcttcaggtctgaaattcagagctctagaaagaagcccaagttcccgagttggaattccaagttggatgaccgttcaaatagtttttcccagtcggagctagtttttatAAATCCAAgatcccagttgttttgaacacggcattagagttgggattatggttcattgtttagctagctagctagctacatgtctaatcaaaagactccactatgcaagtaaacagttcactgtaccgtttacaccttctgtatcctgtgcatgtgacaaataaacatagattttatttgatatagtgtgtgtttaccagagacagtaatgtgaagaacaacatgacctgcactaaagtcagattaggatataggccaaggactagatattTTTACTACTACATTTTGCTACTACTTTCttcacttttagtcttgaaatctttggttgtttactacactgtgAATCCATAAAGAGATGGGCAGGGCTAAggtttaagagggtgtgaacgatgctgaatgggtgtagacaaagaagagctctccagtaggtgtaccaaaacattcatggcagagacagaataacaacaaaaaaatccagaaaaacacatgtaaaaaatgttataaattgatttgcattttaatgagggaaataagtatttgaccccctctgcaaaacatgacttagtacttggtggcaaaacccttgttggcaatcacagaggtcagccgtttcttgtagttggccaccaggttgcacacatctcaggagggattttgtcccactcctctttgcagatcttctccaagtcattaaggtttcgaggctgacgtttggcaactcgaacctttagctccctccacatattttctatgggattaaggtctggagactggctaggccactccaggaccttaatgtgcctcttcttgagccactcctttgttgccttggccgtgtgttttgggtcattgtcatgctggaatacccatccacgatccattttcaatgccctggctgagggaaggaggttctcacccaagatttgacggtacatggccctgtccatcgtccctttgatgcggtgaagttgtcctgtccccttatcagaaaaacacccccaaagcataatgtttccacctccatgtttgacggtgggggtggtgttcttggggtcataggcagcattcctcctcctccaaacacggcgagttgagttgatgccaaagagctcaattttggtctcatctgaccacaacactttcacccagttctcctctgaatcattcagatgttcattggcaacttCAGAAAGGCATGTATATGTgccttcttgagcagggggaccttgcgggcgctgcacgatttcagtccttcacggcgtagtgtgttaccaattgttttcttggtgactatggtcccagctgccatgagatcattgacaagatcctcccgtgtagttctgggctgattcctcaccgttctcatgatcattgcaactccacgaggtgagatcttgcatggagccccaggccgagggagattgacagttcttttgtgtttcttccatttgcgaataatcgcaccaactgttgtcgccTTTTCACCAAgttgcttgacgatggtcttgtagcccattccagccttgtgtaggtctacaatcttgtccttgacatccttggagagctctttggtcttggccatggtggagagtttggaatctgattgattgattgcttctgtggacaggtgtcttttatacaggtaacaagctgagattaggagcactccctttaagagtgtgctcctaatcacagctcgttacctgtataaaagacacctgggagccagaaatctttctgattgagagggggtcaaatacttatttccctcattaaaatgcaaatcaatttataacatttttgacatgcgtttttctggatatttttgttgttattctgtctctcactgttcaaataaacctaccattaaaattatagactgatcatttctttgtcagtaggcaaacgtacaaaatcagcaggtgatcaaatacttttttccctcactgtatatatattcacATTTGGCTAATTTTGCCAGGTGGAGGGTCACAGTTTTGGGATCAAAACTATCCTAATCACTACCTTTTGAGTTTAAAAAAAAGCAAAAACCAAATTTAATCATGATTAAAGGTCAGATTGGAGTACCTAATCCTGATCCCTATCCGGAGGATCCAACTCAAATTTGTACATTTTGAAAAAAATGCAATTCTGACATTAAATCCTATCCGATTGGGGTAATCCAATCAGATAACATTGGAAAATCCGGCCCCTgaaaatatatagatatagagcccctgggggggtggggggtggggggagagggggtggggggggacgtGGAAGCCACTATAACTAAAAAATAACTAACAAATGTAAATAAATATTTAGATTCCATTCAATGTCTATACCAAGTTGAGAGTCTCATCTGTCAGATGTAATTTGAACTGACTTGATATCCCGTAGTGTTCCAAAGTTAGAGCTAAAGGTCTGAAGGCACCAGTACCCATATCTCCTATAATGTCCATATTGGTGCTATTTTAGGTCGTACCGGTACATCTGATTAGCTCAATTGCCAATTTCTCAGCCTCTGAGTATCACAGAAACACAACACTTTGAATGAATAAAAGTTGCTATggatgaaatggttcaaaataaCTATTAAAAACCTcaaaaaacatacaaaaacatCACATTTTAAAATCAAATTTGACTAAAAGGGAATTTGAACCATTTACTTGTATGACAAAAGGTTAATAAAAGAAAGTGTTGGTGTTTGACAGAAAGAGTCATTTTTTCCATCATTTCCAATTTGGGGTTAAAATGTTGTGTTTTTTAGGGttaattgacttgcctggttaGATGAAGTTGCATGAACTTCTAACGCGGCTGCAAGGGATTTGTCATATTGTATGTACTGTATAGGTTTACTGTATAGGTTTACTGTATAGGTTTAGTGTATAGGTTTACTGTATATGTTTAGTGTATAGGTTTACTGTACTGAGTTTTACTGTATAGATTTACTGTGTAGGTTTACTGTATAATGTAGGTTTATTGTATGGGTGTACTGTATAGGTGTACTGTATAGGTATACTGTAGGTTTACTGTATATGTTTACTGTATAGGTTTACTGTATATGTTTACTGTATATGTTTAGTGTATAGGTTTACAGGTGCACTGTATAGGTTTACTGTGTAGGTTTAGTGTACTGAGTTTTACTTCACTTGATTGTGATTTAGACTGAACTTTACTTGATGGTGACTTCACCTTGAGGTGATTTCCCTCTTACATGATCTTATTTTACATTTAAGCTTTGACGGAATAAACAACTCCAAATTAGTTGTTGTCCTGTGCTGGGTTAACTTCCTTCGCCAGGCTACATAAAGTCCAAGGTCATGCGGTTGTACGTAAGCAAGCACTTTTTTAACCCGTAGCTCAAGGGGTTGACAATGCCTGGACATGTtagagtttgggaaaccttgTCTTAaaccacgtgtcaaactcattccacggagggccgagtgtctgcagggtttcactcctcccttgtacttgattgattaattaaggtcactaattagtaaagaactccaaTCAACTGGTCGTCTAGCTCTTAACTGAAAGGAATAATCTagaaacctgcagacactaggccctccacggaatgagtttgacaccccttgCCTTAAACTGATCAATTACGTTTCAAAGATGTAGATAACCTAGCAAGGAAGCCCAACTAGGATACACTCCTGGCTGGGACTGATTCACATTGGAATGTATAGACTACACACGTTTTCCTATTCTACCTTTACGGAACCTATTTTCTGCACAACTCATTAACGCTCTGAGAGAAACTGTGAAGATCTGATGCCGTAGTCTCTGGGATAGTGGAGTCACGTATGCCCTGTGTAGGCCTATAGCAGGTGGTTTAGATGTTATTAGATGTGTgtttcagcgtgtgtgtgttttggtatcAATGGTATCAGTGGGTTGAATACTATGTTGGCCTAAAGCCGTTTTTTTGCTTAATTTTCTAAATTGTATTaatgcagggctctccaaccctgttcctggagtgctaccctcctgtaggttttaactccaaccctgttcctggagtgctaccgtcctgtaggttttcactccaaccctgttcctggagagctaccctcctgtaggttttcactccaaccctgttcctggagagctactgtcctgtaggttttaattccaaccctgttcctggagggctaccgtcctgtaggttttaattccaaccctgttcctggagagctaccgtcctgtaggtttcactccaaccctaatctagcacacctgattctaataattagctggttgataagctgaatcaggttagttacaactggggttggagcgaaaacctacaggagggtagctcgccaggaacagggttggagacccctgtaTTAATGGATTCCACACCGTTAGTCTGCTacgtagcttagtggttaagagcgttgtgccagtaaccgaaaggtcgctggttctaatcccctagccgactaggtgaaaaatctgtcgatgtgctcttgagcaaggcacttaaccctaattgctcc
This window of the Coregonus clupeaformis isolate EN_2021a chromosome 33, ASM2061545v1, whole genome shotgun sequence genome carries:
- the LOC121549333 gene encoding protein FAM71B; translation: MSVTFGLSLSVSWICCLLIGGITGSFTFKEPTGSHAQTSVVSGPNATANATGHNAPASVTSGPNAATGHNYGANATNNHASAGSRASAKAAGSRASAEAAGSRASAEAAGSRASAEAAGSRASAEAAGSRASAEAAGSRASAEAAGSRASAEATSLEQTAQPLNKLDGELLTWFAELLNRLSSVTLPPFDKNVKSN